The following are from one region of the Rhinoraja longicauda isolate Sanriku21f chromosome 33, sRhiLon1.1, whole genome shotgun sequence genome:
- the skor1b gene encoding SKI family transcriptional corepressor 1 homolog-B translates to MEKISSQLSAVNDTASSPTSKQELQPYTQPDHPGSSNLKTNTVGEAVLYGLPIVSLVIDGQERLCLAQISNTLLKNYSYNEIHNRRVALGITCVQCTPVQLEILRRAGAMPISSRRCGMITKREAERLCKSFLGEHSPPKLPENFAFDVSHACAWGSRGNFIPARYNSSRAKCIKCSYCNMYFSPNKFIFHSHRIPDAKYTQPDAANFNSWRRHLKLSDKIPSDYLAHAWEDVKAMFNGGSRKRTLPNHGSGGSSALKAHGPNAMPPRSSEMPHKAMRCEDGLSLGNNVRSYPVIPVPSKGFGMLQKIPPPMFPHPYGFPAFGLCQKKDDANVVGDKAQAGLPGMFWSGNKDAVYPSFPMFWPTAGTLPVPPYPQAQAKVADNPNGRQNEMDASEQSDRSSNTPKDSLADSERCSSAHSRNDEERSGDEARSIEAVSLTPRKLNYISAFRPVVKDAESIAKLYGNREVYNGARPGYMSPDFMSETSSYRSASPDMESDGEEPEVDVESNRCPDDEASPTIQETAVPLQETPSNSEPAHQMSHPEALATPYTEQGSEESRHDEQSIEEEDHEVFSHEQDVQSVKNPATVALAPVYICSADAAEQVKEDNQCSAEDSESRKSFLDQGSVSQETSASIERGEDGIVLESPPTQLVEKDIENMGKEELQKLLLEQMDLRKKLEREFQSLKDSFQDQMKRELAYREEMVQQLQIVRDTLCNELDQERKARYAIQQKLKEAHDALHHFSCKMLTPRHCTGNCSFKSPLLPQ, encoded by the exons ATGGAGAAGATTTCTAGCCAGCTGTCAGCAGTGAACGACACCGCCTCTTCGCCAACATCAAAGCAGGAACTTCAGCCTTACACCCAGCCTGACCACCCCGGCTCAAGTAACCTGAAGACCAACACTGTGGGCGAGGCTGTCTTGTACGGGCTGCCCATTGTGTCTTTGGTGATTGACGGTCAGGAGAgactgtgtttggcccagatctcCAACACGCTGCTGAAGAACTACAGCTACAACGAGATCCACAACAGGAGGGTGGCTCTGGGGATCACTTGTGTCCAGTGCACACCAGTCCAGCTGGAGATCTTGCGCCGAGCCGGAGCCATGCCGATCTCGTCCAGAAGATGTGGCATGATCACCAAACGGGAGGCGGAAAGGCTCTGCAAGTCTTTCCTGGGCGAGCACTCGCCTCCAAAACTACCCGAGAACTTTGCATTCGATGTATCCCACGCGTGCGCCTGGGGTTCTCGCGGTAACTTCATCCCAGCGAGGTATAACAGCTCTCGGGCCAAGTGCATTAAATGCAGTTATTGCAATATGTACTTTTCTCCAAATAAATTCATCTTCCATTCTCACAGAATCCCGGATGCTAAATATACCCAGCCAGACGCCGCTAACTTCAACTCATGGCGGAGACACCTCAAACTTTCCGACAAAATACCGAGTGATTACTTGGCACACGCTTGGGAGGATGTCAAGGCCATGTTTAATGGAGGGAGTCGCAAACGGACCCTCCCCAACCACGGATCCGGAGGCTCCTCGGCTCTGAAAGCGCACGGTCCCAACGCTATGCCGCCCAGAAGCTCGGAGATGCCCCACAAAGCCATGAGATGCGAGGACGGCCTCAGCCTCGGCAACAACGTCAGGAGTTACCCCGTCATCCCGGTGCCCAGCAAGGGGTTCGGGATGTTGCAGAAGATCCCACCTCCCATGTTCCCGCATCCCTACGGATTCCCCGCCTTCGGGCTGTGTCAGAAGAAAGACGACGCCAACGTGGTTGGAGACAAGGCTCAGGCCGGCCTCCCCGGCATGTTCTGGTCGGGTAACAAGGACGCTGTGTACCCTTCCTTCCCCATGTTCTGGCCGACGGCTGGCACTCTCCCGGTGCCGCCCTACCCACAAGCTCAGGCCAAAGTCGCCGACAACCCGAACGGTCGGCAGAATGAAATGGACGCGTCGGAGCAAAGTGACCGAAGCAGCAACACCCCTAAGGACAGCCTGGCGGACAGCGAGAGATGTTCCAGTGCCCACTCCAGGAACGacgaggagaggtcgggagacgAGGCCAGGTCCATAGAAGCTGTGTCCCTGACACCACGCAAACTCAACTACATCTCAGCCTTCCGGCCGGTGGTGAAGGACGCAGAGAGCATCGCCAAACTCTACGGCAACAGGGAAGTGTACAACGGCGCCAGGCCGGGCTACATGTCGCCGGATTTTATGAGCGAGACCTCGAGCTACAGGTCGGCTTCCCCCGACATGGAGAGCGACGGCGAGGAGCCGGAGGTGGACGTGGAGTCGAACCGATGTCCGGATGATGAAGCCTCGCCAACTATCCAAGAGACGGCAGTCCCACTACAAGAAACCCCTAGCAACTCAGAACCCGCTCACCAAATGTCCCACCCAGAGGCCCTGGCCACACCTTACACCGAGCAAGGATCTGAAGAATCCAGACACGACGAACAAAGTATAGAAGAGGAAGACCACGAG GTATTTTCGCACGAACAGGATGTGCAGAGTGTGAAGAATCCTGCCACGGTGGCTCTAGCGCCCGTTTACATCTGCAGTGCAGACGCCGCCG AGCAAGTCAAGGAAGACAATCAGTGCTCGGCGGAGGACTCGGAGTCCAGGAAATCGTTTCTGGACCAAGGGAGCGTCTCCCAGGAAACCTCTGCCAGTATTGAGCGGG GTGAAGATGGCATTGTACTGGAGAGCCCGCCAACACAACTGGTGGAAAAAGACATCGAAAATATGGGCAAAG AGGAACTTCAAAAACTACTCTTGGAGCAAATGGATCTTAGGAAGAAATTAGAGCGCGAATTTCAGAGCCTGAAAG ACAGTTTTCAGGATCAAATGAAGAGGGAATTGGCTTACCGAGAAGAGATGGTTCAACAACTCCAGATCGTTAGAG ATACACTCTGTAATGAACTGGACCAAGAAAGGAAAGCGCGGTACGCCATTCAACAGAAACTGAAAG AAGCGCACGACGCTCTTCACCATTTCTCCTGTAAAATGCTGACCCCAAGACATTGCACAGGAAACTGCTCCTTCAAATCGCCTCTGCTTCCGCAGTGA